In Anas acuta chromosome 5, bAnaAcu1.1, whole genome shotgun sequence, a single window of DNA contains:
- the PRR33 gene encoding proline-rich protein 33 encodes MEKSYTSEMTMLITVSSSVQPAPTRHHLSPPPTLPKPRKDNLRLQQLLKKAAKKNALLAAEQSKSFRSSLSPVNEASSDLEHDSLPPTETPEASAPACTSLTSHLSVRPVTHHRVPSPIRRGKPFALKVTEQRRIAEHLRFTTPPAEPPPHRPGAPQTPQQPGGPDAHLPAPDNPSILIVPQPPPSSTPHEERAPEVTYVTKVHTYFRSVKAPRAKTPTSQTQATTSSEEQRSSPPASEPSPGQIPAPLDDSKAPAPTLEPPLPAAAEAEPPHHTPRPASPQEPTTAPLPKPSTSDAHSHEVTAHGSDTEIPGSERAPELPEADSESLKPSTPSTPWRPAHPETASPAQADSTGATTADTKVEHAVHPQPAPSLPNTSPPLKAEPAAASGEAARPGADGWHRLRKHLMVQPETPSFPEPETEKPGQEEGNKKDSSQEVISRDIRPFKSRAMRMWDAILYQMTVNKERKQQAEEKKAQKEASFFLPRRLPILLHKPRFDARKLRELAAKPMARISTVFEVGRYGPRGAKEHTRSFNRTASGWSVN; translated from the exons ATGGAAAAAAGTTACACATCA GAGATGACAATGTTGATCACGGTCTCATCCTCCGTCCAGCCCGCTCCCACCCGCCACcacctctccccccctcccacaCTCCCAAAGCCCCGCAAGGACAACCTgcggctccagcagctgctgaagaagGCAGCCAAGAAGAACGCCCTGCTAGCTGCAGAGCAATCCAAGTCCTTTCGGTCCAGCCTCTCCCCCGTGAACGAGGCCAGCTCTGACCTGGAGCACGACAGCCTTCCCCCCACAGAGACCCCCGAAGCttcagctcctgcctgcaccAGCCTCACAAGCCACCTCTCCGTCAGGCCCGTCACCCATCACCGCGTCCCCTCCCCAATCCGGAGGGGCAAGCCTTTTGCCCTGAAGGTCACGGAGCAGAGGCGCATCGCCGAGCACCTCAGGTTCACAACCCCACCAGCTGAGCCCCCTCCACACAGGCCAGGTGCTCCCCAGACCCCGCAGCAGCCCGGAGGCCCGGATGCCCACCTTCCTGCCCCAGACAACCCTTCCATACTCATTgtcccccagcctcctccttccAGCACGCCCCACGAAGAAAGGGCACCGGAGGTTACCTACGTCACCAAGGTGCACACTTACTTCCGCAGCGTCAAGGCACCCAGGGCCAAGACACCAACAAGCCAGACCCAAGCAACCACCAGCAGTGAAGAACAAAGGTCTTCTCCTCCAGCATCTGAACCATCTCCAGGGCAGATACCTGCACCGCTTGATGACAGCAAGGCCCCGGCTCCCACACTGGAGCCCCCCCTTCCTGCTGCCGCAGAGGCAGAGCCCCCTCACCACACTCCCAGGCCTGCCTCTCCTCAAGAGCCCACTACAGCCCCCTTGCCCAAACCCAGCACCTCTGATGCCCACTCCCATGAAGTTACAGCCCATGGAAGTGACACAGAAATACCTGGATCAGAGAGAGCTCCTGAATTGCCTGAGGCAGACAGTGAGAGCTTAAAACCATCAACACCCAGCACTCCCTGGAGGCCAGCACACCCAGAAACAGCAAGCCCTGCCCAAGCTGACAGCACAGGGGCCACAACTGCAGACACAAAGGTAGAACATGCCGTgcacccccagccagcccccagctTACCAAACACCAGCCCTCCCCTcaaagcagagccagcagcagcatcagGGGAAGCAGCAAGACCTGGGGCCGATGGCTGGCATCGCCTCAGGAAGCACTTGATGGTGCAGCCAGAAACACCCAGCTTCCCCGAGCCAGAGACAGAAAAGccggggcaggaggaagggaacAAGAAGGACAGCTCTCAAGAAGTCATCAGTCGAGACATCAGACCGTTTAAATCGAGAGCCATGAGGATGTGGGATGCTATTTTATACCAGATGACAGTCAACAAGGAGAGGAAGCagcaagcagaagagaagaaagcgCAGAAAGAAGCAAGCTTCTTCCTTCCCCGCCGCCTGCCCATCCTTCTACACAAGCCACGCTTTGACGCCCGGAaactcagagagctggctgcCAAACCCATGGCGAGGATCAGCACAGTGTTTGAGGTGGGCCGGTACGGACCCCGAGGAGCCAAGGAGCACACCAGGAGCTTTAACCGAACGGCATCGGGGTGGTCAGTCAATTGA